The Halomicronema hongdechloris C2206 genome includes a window with the following:
- a CDS encoding Uma2 family endonuclease: MATGTKLMTIEEYLRYDDGTDKRYELVNGELVEMPPESDRNARIALFLLAKLLPIVSIELIRNKTEIVVSGSRATTRYPDLMVLTDELADALQDAPRSTITLDMPPPALVVEVVSAGKENENRDYRYKRAEYAARGIAEYWIVDPIQAKVTVLQRVEGLYEESIYRGEQEIASPLFPQLKLTAAQVLQP, encoded by the coding sequence ATGGCTACAGGCACCAAACTCATGACGATTGAGGAATATCTCCGCTATGACGACGGCACCGACAAGCGCTACGAACTCGTCAATGGAGAACTTGTGGAAATGCCACCCGAGAGCGATCGCAACGCTCGAATTGCCTTGTTTCTGCTAGCGAAACTGTTGCCCATCGTTTCTATTGAGTTGATTCGCAACAAGACCGAAATTGTTGTGAGCGGGAGCCGAGCCACGACTCGTTATCCCGATCTAATGGTTTTGACGGATGAATTGGCCGATGCCCTGCAAGACGCGCCCCGATCGACCATTACCTTGGACATGCCCCCACCTGCCTTAGTGGTCGAGGTGGTGTCTGCGGGTAAAGAGAACGAAAACCGAGATTATCGCTACAAACGAGCCGAATACGCCGCTAGAGGCATTGCAGAATATTGGATTGTTGACCCGATTCAAGCAAAAGTCACGGTTTTGCAACGGGTGGAAGGACTATACGAAGAGTCAATTTATCGAGGAGAGCAAGAAATTGCCTCTCCGCTATTTCCGCAACTGAAATTAACGGCAGCGCAGGTCCTTCAGCCTTGA
- a CDS encoding Uma2 family endonuclease: MTSDIALEQQVPPEWEPPAPPTDLIFDDGVPLASNRHRIAVNVLIRSTQQALAQSNDFFVGGNMFIYYSRNQAMNQDFRGPDFFVALGVEGDSPLERLRQRERQGWVVWEEAGRYPDVIVELLSPSTAAVDKGVKKDLYEQVFKTSDYYVFDPFDPSSLEGWRLDLSHGYQPLSPNERGWLWCESLGLWLGTWDGAIDREPMNGVCQWLRLYDVQGNLVLLPEEAEKQRADRLAAKLQELGVDPSEV; this comes from the coding sequence ATGACCTCAGATATTGCCTTAGAGCAGCAAGTCCCTCCGGAATGGGAGCCTCCCGCTCCGCCCACGGATTTGATTTTTGATGATGGGGTCCCCTTGGCAAGTAACCGCCATCGCATTGCCGTGAATGTGCTGATTCGCTCGACGCAGCAGGCTTTGGCCCAATCCAACGACTTCTTTGTGGGCGGCAACATGTTCATCTACTACAGCCGCAATCAGGCCATGAACCAGGATTTCCGGGGTCCTGACTTTTTTGTAGCGCTAGGGGTCGAGGGCGATTCTCCCCTGGAGAGGCTGCGCCAACGCGAACGACAGGGCTGGGTGGTGTGGGAAGAAGCGGGCCGCTACCCGGATGTGATTGTGGAACTGCTGTCGCCCAGCACGGCGGCTGTCGATAAGGGCGTCAAAAAAGACTTGTATGAGCAGGTGTTCAAAACCTCGGACTACTATGTGTTTGACCCCTTTGATCCAAGTTCTCTAGAGGGCTGGCGGTTGGACCTGTCTCACGGCTATCAGCCGCTCTCCCCCAATGAGCGGGGATGGCTGTGGTGTGAGTCGTTGGGGCTATGGTTGGGCACCTGGGATGGGGCGATCGATCGTGAACCCATGAACGGCGTGTGCCAATGGCTACGGCTCTACGATGTCCAGGGAAATCTGGTGCTGCTGCCAGAGGAGGCAGAGAAGCAACGAGCCGATCGCCTGGCCGCAAAGCTACAAGAGCTGGGAGTTGACCCATCGGAGGTATAA
- a CDS encoding sucrase ferredoxin, whose product MLTQETLADCRFCSQVSKAVGEDPIGTARTVDCWLVLELAQPWTETLFQEDPRITPLIQLFKQLFMKHGVLMSPVLIAPDSDYSQPGQTRVMFYRRPRTQFAQFDKQEFVVPDADLPRLATALMKNVMRQPDELSGFQRYRQDTAHVRDMMVCTHGNVDAACARFGHPIYKMLRNGYAAQSDGTLRVWRCSHFGGHKFAPTLIDLPDGRYWGHLEPEILDVLVHRQGDVSQLRSHYRGWSGLSKFEQIAEREIWLQQGWEWLSCHKSGKTLGKGLRGIKRYLYPVLRWVPLKRVQAFLQQWTNDATWAEVRIEFTNAAQNTSGAYHARVEVCGEVMTAAKSPKKGEAMQLKAAAQVSDQSPTEKVGVLYLRWVNSQLL is encoded by the coding sequence ATGCTGACTCAAGAAACATTGGCTGACTGCCGCTTTTGCTCCCAGGTTTCCAAAGCAGTAGGCGAAGATCCCATCGGCACCGCCCGAACCGTCGATTGCTGGCTGGTGCTGGAACTGGCCCAACCCTGGACCGAGACACTATTTCAGGAAGATCCCAGAATCACGCCGCTGATTCAGTTGTTTAAACAGCTGTTCATGAAACACGGCGTATTGATGTCACCGGTGCTGATTGCCCCCGACTCGGACTATTCTCAGCCCGGACAAACGCGGGTGATGTTTTATCGGCGACCTCGAACGCAGTTTGCTCAGTTTGACAAGCAGGAATTTGTCGTCCCCGACGCAGACTTGCCCCGACTGGCCACGGCGCTGATGAAAAATGTGATGCGCCAGCCCGATGAGTTGTCTGGCTTCCAGCGCTATCGCCAAGACACGGCCCATGTCCGCGACATGATGGTGTGTACCCACGGCAATGTGGACGCTGCCTGTGCTCGCTTTGGCCATCCTATCTACAAAATGCTGCGGAATGGGTATGCCGCTCAATCAGACGGAACTTTGCGGGTATGGCGGTGCAGCCATTTTGGCGGACACAAATTTGCGCCGACGTTAATCGACCTGCCAGATGGCCGTTACTGGGGGCATTTAGAACCGGAAATCTTGGATGTGCTTGTCCATCGGCAAGGGGATGTCAGTCAGTTGCGATCGCACTATCGGGGCTGGTCAGGCTTGAGTAAGTTTGAGCAAATCGCCGAGCGCGAGATTTGGCTGCAACAAGGATGGGAGTGGCTCTCCTGCCATAAGTCGGGCAAGACTCTTGGCAAAGGGCTGCGGGGCATCAAGCGCTATCTGTATCCGGTGCTGCGGTGGGTACCGCTAAAGCGGGTACAGGCGTTTCTACAGCAGTGGACAAATGATGCCACCTGGGCTGAGGTACGGATCGAGTTCACCAACGCTGCTCAGAATACCTCTGGCGCGTATCATGCTCGGGTCGAGGTCTGCGGCGAGGTGATGACCGCCGCAAAATCGCCAAAAAAAGGAGAAGCGATGCAATTAAAAGCGGCGGCGCAGGTATCGGATCAGTCGCCTACAGAAAAAGTAGGCGTGTTATACCTCCGATGGGTCAACTCCCAGCTCTTGTAG
- a CDS encoding FecCD family ABC transporter permease, with translation MTSAKPWLSIRLRRFPISFRVDRRVPIVLVLLAFVALTSLVFNVSQGEYPVPPLQVVKTILGLPANPDYAFVINTLRLPRALVALLVGMGLATAGTILQGLTRNPLAAPEIIGINSGASLVAVAFIVLLPGIAVGWLPVAAFLGGLGAAIAIYLLAWKQGSSPVRLILVGIGLTALTGSLTSLMITFGEIYAVSQALVWLTGSVYGRSWEHLWPLLPWLVVFMPLALVLARDLDTLNLGDHLAQGLGSRVEWTRSLLLLCTVALAGTSVATAGTIGFVGLMAPHLARQFVGPSHAGLMPVAALTGACIVELADLAGRLLFAPIELPCGVITAVIGAPYFLWLLYRNS, from the coding sequence ATGACTTCTGCAAAACCTTGGCTATCAATTCGACTACGGCGTTTCCCGATTTCTTTTCGGGTCGATCGCCGAGTCCCCATAGTGCTGGTGCTATTGGCCTTTGTCGCGTTGACGTCGTTGGTCTTCAACGTCAGCCAGGGCGAATATCCGGTGCCGCCCCTGCAGGTGGTCAAGACCATCCTGGGACTGCCCGCGAATCCCGACTACGCCTTTGTGATCAATACCCTGCGCTTGCCGCGGGCTCTGGTGGCGCTGCTGGTGGGGATGGGATTGGCGACAGCAGGGACGATTTTGCAGGGACTCACTCGTAATCCCTTAGCCGCTCCGGAGATCATCGGCATCAATTCGGGGGCGAGTCTGGTGGCAGTGGCCTTCATCGTGTTGCTGCCAGGCATTGCTGTGGGCTGGCTACCAGTAGCGGCCTTTTTAGGAGGATTGGGGGCTGCGATCGCAATTTACCTGTTGGCCTGGAAGCAGGGCAGCTCGCCAGTCAGGCTGATTCTGGTGGGCATTGGCCTCACCGCGCTCACGGGGTCTCTCACCAGCCTCATGATCACCTTCGGCGAAATCTATGCCGTCAGTCAGGCGTTGGTCTGGCTCACCGGCAGCGTCTATGGTCGTAGTTGGGAACACCTCTGGCCGCTATTGCCCTGGCTGGTGGTGTTTATGCCATTGGCCCTGGTGCTGGCGCGAGATCTGGACACCCTCAACCTGGGGGATCATCTGGCTCAAGGACTCGGCAGCCGGGTGGAGTGGACTCGCAGTTTACTGCTGCTCTGCACCGTGGCGCTGGCCGGGACTTCCGTTGCCACGGCAGGCACCATTGGCTTTGTAGGATTAATGGCGCCTCACCTGGCCCGGCAATTTGTGGGTCCATCTCATGCCGGGTTGATGCCGGTGGCCGCCTTGACCGGCGCTTGCATCGTGGAGCTAGCTGACTTAGCCGGACGGTTACTGTTTGCCCCCATCGAGCTACCCTGCGGCGTGATTACCGCTGTCATCGGTGCGCCCTACTTCCTCTGGCTGTTGTATCGCAATAGCTAA